In Musa acuminata AAA Group cultivar baxijiao chromosome BXJ3-9, Cavendish_Baxijiao_AAA, whole genome shotgun sequence, a single genomic region encodes these proteins:
- the LOC135648463 gene encoding vacuolar protein sorting-associated protein 55 homolog: MAGLSNRLTACLHTGQLALLAILVSGGIVLQILACALYNNWWPMLTALMYVILPMPLLFFGGSSSLMSGDGDGWVNFTKFLTGASVVGSIAIPSILKHANLIGWGALAMELSSFVVFGVAILSFLQMSDRDEYSYF, translated from the exons ATGGCGGGTTTATCCAACAGATTGACTGCTTGCCTGCACACTGGGCAGCTTGCTCTTTTGGCAATTCTGGTCTCTGGTGGAATAGTATTACAAATTTTG GCATGTGCTTTATACAATAACTGGTGGCCTATGTTAACAG CCTTGATGTATGTGATCCTTCCTATGCCATTGCTGTTCTTTGGGGGTTCCAGCTCACTCATGTCCGGTGATGGAGATGG CTGGGTGAATTTCACGAAATTCTTGACGGGAGCATCAGTTGTAGGAAGCATCGCGATACCCTCCATATTGAAGCATGCAAATCTCATTGGATGGGGTGCTCTGGCAATGGAGCTGTCTTCATTCGTGGTCTTTGGTGTGGCGATCTTGTCGTTCCTTCAGATGAGTGATCGTGACGAGTATAGTTACTTCTAA